In the Populus trichocarpa isolate Nisqually-1 chromosome 1, P.trichocarpa_v4.1, whole genome shotgun sequence genome, CGAAAAAGCTGCTACCTGTAAAAGATAATCTGCTCTGCTGCTTAAATCGGTGAAATTTATCCAAAAACTAATTTGTGTTCTTCATTGAGTGACTTTTAGAGAGAAACCCAATTCttatttctgtttattttttaaacccaTTTGTAGATTTGTTGAATGAAGTTTTGGGTAATTCTTGGTTGTTCATTTTGGCTGTGATTTTGGGATTCTTGAGATCAGATTTgagttgaaaaaagaaaagggagatcAGGCTTGAGTTCTTGTTGTTGGTTGATcttgattttgtcttttttttttttcagaaataattCATAAGCAGTTTGGTAAGAGATATTCTTGGAGTTCAATCAATATTCCATCCTCGGCAACATTTAGAAGTTGTATTTGGAAAATGGAGAACCAACACGATGACAATTGTTGTCTCTTCACTCCTTCCATCATCACCGTCACAGCCAGTGTTGTTTTGATTGCAATTACCCGCGTTCTCTACATTCTATGTCAATCAGGAAAGCCCTTGCGTCCCTCAAAATCCCCAAAACCACTCAGCACTTTAATTGTTTTGGGATCAGGTAACTCAAACTAATTCTTTTAACTGTAATATTTTTCAgctatgttaattaattattattgctGTCAATTATAGGAGGACACACGGCGGAGATGATCAATGTGTTGAATGTGCTGCTGCAAAAAGATAGGTTTTGTCCTAGGTTTTATGTGGCTGCTGCTACTGATAATATGAGTTTACAAAAAGCTTATCTTTTGgaggaaaatgtttttaatcTGGTAGGTTCATCAAATTATTCTCTTTTTAACTTTTCTCATTTTGGTTTTCTCGGTATAAAATGTGGAACTTACGTCGAATTGAATTCTTGGCTTTATACTTAATGttgcttttatcttttattttaattgtgagtggttttaattgaaaaggaaaaaataattgtgaatGGTATATTTTTGATTTATACTAATTTGAAGTGGTTTTTAACTTGTTATTGCAGAGTGGGGGTAAGGGAGGCTCTACTCAATTCCTGCAAATTTACAGGAGTAGGGAAGTTGGTCAGTCATACATAACCTCTATTGGAACAACTTTCCTAGCTTTGGTTCATGCATTATGGCTAATGATTCGAATCAGACCTCAAGTGGTAaaatttctattctttttctaGTCGTTTCTGTTACTAAAGAAATTCCTAAATTAAGTGCCACTGACATTCCTCAGGTTCTATGCAATGGCCCTGGTACTTGTGTTCCTCTTTGTGTAATTGCATTCTTGTTTAAGGTATATGTCTTCTCTCTCAGCCCTTAGTCTTTGTGTTGTGTTTCTCTAATATTGTGTTGGAGTTAATTGTAATACCATATCCATTTGACCTGCAGATGGTGGGGGTTAGGTGGTCATCTGTTTTTTATGTTGAGAGCATAGCGAGAGTGAGGAAGCTCTCTTTAAGTGGTTTGCTTCTTTACAAGTTGCGGATAGCTGATCAGTTTTTTGTACAATGGCCACAACTACAGAGAAAATATCCACGAGCTCATTATGTTGGCTGTCTCATGTAGTTCATTGATTTTACCAGTTACATGAGTACATATGAAGCCTCCATGTTTTTGCACTGCAATCtacattttgaaattttcttttgagtggTATTCAACCTGTAGCTCTTAGTCTCCAGCTTGAATTTCATGTGAGAAGGAGatctatttgttttatggatgtCCATAACAGAGAGAGCAAGGGAGGGGAAGAGTGTTGCTTTTGTGAAGCTCGTATTGCATAGATATataatacatatacatatacaattCATATGCGAGAGCGATGTAAGGTATGAACATGATTTGCCAGCATGTAAAGAGCATCTCTTCGCCACTATGCCATGAGCTGGTCATTTTACTGCCTAAACATCTCTTCGTCACTTGTTTGGTACAATTCTAACGTTCTTTTCATGTACTTTTTTAGCACAATAATTGTTTGGAATATACATTTGCTAGCTGTTTCTCATGCCTTATTTATGAAATGGAGGAGATAGTGACTAGGAGATCAGAATTTGTTATAGGAGTGAATGTTTGAGATTGGAGGactcggaaaaaaaaattgaggagcTTCTGGAATGTGCAGAGTATTGTGTAGATACAGGAGGATACAAGAGTCCAATCCAGCACTTCATAGTGCTCGCAGCTAAGAATAGATCAAAAGAGGCATATACAAACAATCGGAGGTAGATTGATggctgtttcttttttctttggtggATACTGTTTATTGTGGGATTTTCCAGTTGGGAGCAGGAGCAAGGAATGAGGATCGAAAAGCCTTTAAGTTGTGCTAGAGCTGCCATCTATATACTCTTTGTGCCCTTGCTGGAGTACATTCTCTCCAATAGTATAGCTGCTGACAAAAACTGTATGCATCACCAGCTGGAGACAACACAAGTGATCTTATGTTTTTAAAGGAAATGTTTTGGACGGGAGAAGCTGTCCTGAGGCAGCTTTAGATGCAAGATGCATGTCAAATATTGCCATGTCATATAACCATGCGATTTTAGAGTTTGCGGTTGGGCTGTTGGACGTCAGCctacatttaattattatataattatatattgttattgttaaataaaCTACAACTCCTCGCTGTGCGCAAATtactgttaatatttttttcccattcctAACACCTGGTCTTTGTGGTTTGcacaattttcaatttagttaattaactttatatttttgtggTTTTATACTCtgaaatatgttttgatttgtcATTAAAACGTTTTAAcactttatttgttattaactgtttcaacattaaataaagaatcaattttatgaaatagagtttgtttttttttgtcaaaaataaattgagagatGAATGaccaaaattgaagaaacaatTCTTTTTCACAAAAGGTATGGGAAAGTTCTATTTGatctcttaaatttattattatttttttcatattttgtcacttttcttttaggttgttatgtgatggttttaaattttattttcatcatgttTTAATTTGTGGAGGTTGAGAGTGaagaaaaagtttttgaaaaaattagaaaaaaataaagcttttgGGTGATCGAGTTTTGATTATCAATAACTTCAATTTTAGTGTTTGTGAAAAATAGAAATGGTTTTTACCTTTAATAATACCAGAAAAAGTAGATCaagtctcattttttttaaaaaaaaaaattatttgattttgaggtttttgattgattaatttttttcctttggaaaTGAGGTTTTAGGGGTCcatagatttgttttctttttaatgtatcggtgaaaaatgattgaaatttgGTTATTTAGAGGCTAAGATCTTGGACCCTGGTTTTTCAGTGATCAAAGACAAGTCTAGTGATCAAGAAAGGTTGCAGGGAAATGACGTGTTATTTCTCTAGACGAGTGTCGtctgttttatgtttttttttaaaaaactagtttggGCTTCGAAGCCTAGACATATGGGCTTGGATTTCAGGCCCAAACACGCATGCATTGCAAGCCCAAGCTCACAAGACCATCTTTTGAGGCCTAAGTGCACCTTGGGTTGAATGTTTAGGGAAAATTTTATGATGCTTAGAGAGTAATTAATGATAttcaattagttattttttgggtCTACCTTAAAGAAAACGACAAACACAAAgagataagagaaaataaaactcatgATCCAACATAAAAGGTAAATTGTGTTGTAAAACTAGGAAGATGTTCGTTACTTGCAAAGTAAATGTGTTATCGCAATAGGAAGAGTAAATTCATCCCATCTTTGAAAGATTTGATTTGGGATGACGTATCTATCTTTGTTGCTAATGCAATGTCCATCCCATCCTTGAAGAAAGGTGCGATCATATTAGGAAGAATATGTTAATCCCTTCCAAGGTAAACTGCGTCGTAGGATTAGGGAGATGATCATTACTTTCAAAGTAAATGTGTTATCGCACTAGAGATAATAAATTCATCCCATCTTTGAAAAATTTGATGGAGAGAGCATATCCATCCCCATTATTGATGCAGTGTCTATCCCATCATTGGAGAGATGAGCGATCGTACTATGAAGAACATGTTAATCCCTTCCAAGATAAACTATATCGTTGCACTAGGGAGACAATCGTTACTTACAAAGTAAATGTACTATCACACTAGGAAGAGTAAATTCATCATATCTCTGGAATTTTTCCTTATAGTCGACGCTAATGATGAGGTCCTGTTTTATCCAGTGGGCTTGAAGGTCGGGTCTGGCAAAAGTAGATTATCATTGTTACCTGCAAAAGGTCTCCTTTTATCTATTTTGGGACTCTACAATGATTAAATTAGAATCgattcaagaaaaatcaattatccTTTGACTAAGGGTTTTTCTATTAAGATAGAATTGCTATTGttaaagcaaagagaaaaatttaaacttagCATGATCATCTTTGTTTCCTCTTATAACCCCTCATGTTCTTCTCTTTCTTGTAGGGGAAATATTAACCTGTCCCATCgggataaaatatatatgatctaCAGTCTCATCTAGGGTCAACGCTTGGCTGCATCTAGGGATAATGAGTTTGGCGACTCACTAGTTTCATAGGCGTCTAGGCTCAGCGCTTGGCTATGTCCATAGACAATGGGTCTGATAATTTGCTAGATTCATAGGTGTCTAAGCTCAATGCTTGGCCGAGCCCAAGAATTATGGGTCTTAACCTTCTCATGGTTAGCTCATTGAAGAGTAgtttcaaacaaataaacaaacaaaaagtaaTAAATGCCGATCCATCAGAATAtatcttattttcaatttgatttcaaatataaagattaaacatgttttgaaacaaaattttctaacACGTAATGAGCTTGCAGAGCTAAGATTAAAAAACAGGTGGATTGATCATGCAATACCTTGAATGTAAATGGAAAAAACATTGAGGTCATTCGGGATATTCATGAACAAGGAGAAGTTTAGATAAGATAAGGGCACACACATTAAAACACTGTTCAGCTATAAATGTTGGAAGGGTTGTCAATCAAGCACAAAATAAAACTCACCTCTTTGAACTTCGAGAAGcaaaatcaaattcaaggaTAACAAAGTTTCAGTTCATCTTATGAATTTGTACAATCGATCATTCTCTCAAATATCCATGGGCCGAATTCCCATGTCAGAAAAGCATCTACTTCCACGGAGTCCAAAAGCTATGTAGTTTATTAACTACATACTTTTACTTTAGCACATCTTATGGCCAATCTATGTCCAGATTCGAATGGTAAGCCTTAATGAGAGAAGTGGAAGGTTCAAATTCTAACAGAATGGACCAACTGGTCAGCAGGGATGGCTAAGCATTAATGATAATTCATACACAGCACCACTTGCAGTTTTAAATTGCTATGAGAGGTCATCCACATCCACATGCGAATGCAATCCTGATAAGTGATTAGTCTCCTGAGATTCAGTGACAGATCTTTTAGTCCCTGCTACTCAATTAACATGTTACGTTGTTTCCAGCAGATAGACCTAAACCAATTCATACTCAGCAATCGTTCCAATATGCTCGTATAATTTGATCATCGATGTTCTTTTACAGCACTCCTAGCTTAACTGTTTTACAGGTCTGCTACACGGAAGAAAACTACATTTTAGGACATGACAGAGGCACCCGAATTGTATGTAACCATGGAAATCTGTCACCGATCAATTTCCAGGCTCCCATATATCGTAGAAATCAGTTAGCTTTCCAGCATGGGAGCTTTAGAAACCTCATCggcatttcttttttcatccttGCAATTACGGTCGTCTAGATAGTGGTGATAGGCATAGGAAATGAAACCCCAGATAGCCAACACCATTGAAATTGCCTTCACACCACCCATTTTGTCATTGAATACGAACACAGCTACGACTGGAACAATAGGCAATCCCAAAACACTTACGGCATTGGAAAACAAGGAAGAAACATCAAAAATCAATCCAACGCAGCCAATCGCGAAAACCTGCCAAGATATGGCAGTCCCAACTAAGTTCATCACATAAGAAACCTTTCCCATTTTATACCCATCCATTTCTCTTGTTAGACCCTTCCAGTCTCCACTAGCAAAAAGTCCAACTACAATAACAGAAGTCGCTACTATTTGTTGATAGATTGTCATGTCCAGGACTACCTTAAATGTCTGCCTCCTTATAACCTTGTTGAAGCAGAACTGTGTCAAAGAGAGCACCAGTCCAAACCCCGCGGAAGCAGCAACAGTGCATGTGAAACCAATAGCATATTTTGCTTTGGAGACTCCAGAAGTGCCGTCTGAAGACTCATTATTAAAGACAAGTAGGATAGAGGAGATGGTAAGGAGGACTAGAGAATTGATTATAAATGGTGTGAACTTCTGTGCATTGagaaaaaaggagaagacaGAATTGAAGGCCAACTGAGATGCACAGATGAGGGTGAAAGTAGACACAGGAAGGTACTGCAGTCCAATAGTGTATAGATAGCAGCCTGCTGCTACAAGTAGTCCAATCGATACGTAAATCAATGCAAGTGTTGTGACAGATGGTGATTTTATTTGGCTATCATTCGTGCTGGGTTTACTGTTAGTTGAGATGAGATAGAAGGGAATAAGAACCGGAAAGCCTGCAAGTTGCACTAGTGTTGCCATCCATTTGCTGTTTCCACCTTTAACAAAGTACAATCTTCCCAAAAGCATAGCCACTGACTGTCCAACTAGGAGAAAGACTGTATAGATTGACATGCGGATCCACCGCCTGTAGTTTCTTGTTTGTGGAGCCGTTGAGCACTGATCGGTGATACTTGTATATTGAGGTAAGTTTGTTTGATCTTTAGCTTCTTGGTCTGATAATAAGAACAGATATCGGACAAGTCAGCTACTGTACAAAGAATACATGAttgtatttgaaaataatatatttgagcATGTCGATATCTCCCAAGTTGGGcgcttaaaaaattaaaaccttgtTGCAAGGCCAAAAACATGATTCATAGGAACTTATTAAATAGATTTCCAAGACAGACCCTGAATAGCCTCCTCCTTGGAAAGAGAATTTACAACGAATACCTAGGAGACGAACTTTCGCCGGCAGAATTTCATCTGGAGATTTGCAGGGAAAACCAGTATAGCTGCCTAGCTGTATAacaaaaaatgtaaaagaatcCTACTCTCCTTTTGCTTTGCCATATCTCTTCGAAGAAATTTGATGCGTATTTCTTTCATCATAAATAACCAATGATTCCAAGGTGACTATGTACTCTTAATAGTACTACTGCTAAATGTAAGCTTATTGCAGACCTCATGACCTTTCCACCTAATTAATTCCCATACATACACTTGTGAAAGAAGTTAAAACAGAGGAACATTGATGAAAttgcgatatatatatatatatactctttgATAAAAAGTGCCACACGTCAAGAATAAGAGAGAGCTAACTCACCCATGATGTGAAGTTGAACTTCCTGAGCTTCTCCCATGTCAAAGGTAGTGCAGAAGCCCCGAAAAGATAAAGCttagaagagagagagggagagagggggagagagagagagatttcaaatgaaatgaaatgaagatgCAGCATGCAAATGTATTTATGCCATTTAAGTTAATCTTTGGTTGCTTTTGTTTTGATCGTAACAGTATATGGTAAATAAATCTGTCATCCCATGTTCTTCTTGGAATTAGTGACTTACAGAGACGAAAGTAGATGCAAGGTGCTTctgcctgttttttttttaggcatCCTAGTCAAGGATTGGCATGGCAGGCCCCATGATCGTATAATATATGCTTCTTTTATGGATTGATTGATAATCTCCGAATGGTGGATGCATGATCTGTAATCAGTCTGGATGCTTGACGGCCTTTCGTTTGCTTTCATTCATCTCAGAACATAGTGGCTTTTTCCCcataatatagaaaaaagattaGGTTAATAATGCATTTTGCAGAAccgcttcttttttttttctttttttaaccgagattaaaaattattttttttcttactcaaGTATCCTCGtatctttttaaaaagtgaGACTAATCTTATCTTGTTCGGGGTTTCTGACTGCCCTTCCTAATAAGTgcgttttctaaaaattaattttgtgttcTTATCCTTGCAGAAATATAGCAATATCTTAATCGCTAAATCAATTCTTTATtggtacttaaaaaaaattatttacatcgcatgtatatataatatacatttttattttctagaaaagaaaaatatagggAAAGATATTAAATGATGCATAGATAGCTGGATAAggagatttattaatttttattttaatctttaaaataaacaacCCGACATGGCTACATGAAACTTCCAaaactataattgtttttattattttaacgtTTCTTCAAaaatctattataattttttatttataaagatcttaaaaatataattttaccaaATCGTggtagctaaataaaataaaatattaaaattactaataaagcccttgtcaaattttaaaaaattaactaaatcttaaaataaatattacaattaaaataaataaattaaaaataataaaatttgtctTCTACATTactaaataatttgattatgtGAGACACTCACAAACAAGCACGGGGTTGTTAACCTCCTCTAAAATTGAGGGATAATTCTTGTCACAATACAAGGCAggcacaatatatatatatatatatatatatatataatcgaaGTATTATgtgatataattataatatttatgggATAATTTTTGTCTCATTAAAAGTGAGCACAATGATATGGCATTTTGTGTGTTTATTGAACCTGCTAGCTAGCTGTTCTCATGGGGTCGATAGAGCTTTACGTCATAATTAACCATGAAGAGTTATTTAATTGGTTCCTAGACTTTATGATAGTTTCAATTTCTTTAACGGTGTTCAATGTCACAATctaattttgattctttaattttataatatttttcaaaaaattaaaaaaaaaatgcatttatcattatttttctcatgttttttgaatttttaacaatttttatatgttttcataatttttgatatttttttaagccttaagtataaaaacaattgtgaGAGAATAGAAAAGAGATTgaaggtagaaaaaaaaaggagaaaaaaaaaacacatgagtagagtgaaaaaaaaaaacacaacaatattCTTAATGTGCAAGCTTGATATCCCAAAATTATTTTAGGtcctatttattttatgaaaaataattttttagaaattattttccaaactttatcgtgtttgtttgttattagaaaatttgatcaatgaaaaacactttttagttaaataaaaatttggtttgatttctaggaaagtgtttttcttttattttgggcaaaaaatagtttttagaaattacaaataattcaaaaatatcttgttatttgttgattatattaaatttggttctcaattttttgattgctatttattttgttttgaatctttttttttcaatttcatcatttagaatttgatttaattttatttttatattaactttggtcttcattttttttactattatttgcttttctcttatcctttttttaattgaaattttttatctatcagatttgatctttattcttttgattgctatttattttatttgaaataatttattaaattagattttttttaatttcatcatctttcaacttttttatctatcagatttgatctctattatttgattgttatttattttatttgaaataatttatgaaattagatttattttttcaatttcatcatcttttaactttttatctgttagatttggtccttattcttttattaaacttgaaaaaaaattaaaaaattaaaaatttatttttcagtttatttttcatgatataatcaaacactggaaaatatttttcaacttattttccatgatattactaaaaattaaaaaattattcactttCTAGGAATCTATTTTTCATAGAAACCACAttccaacaaataaataagGCCTTAACTTTTCTTATCGTAACTTTCTTGGATAATTTTCtcctatttaaaaattaatccattTATTTAAACCAAACACAAAATGTTGTTTCTAGATAACCAAGGTCCAAGAACCTAGTTAAAAAATCCagtaacacacacacacacacacacacacacacacacacacacagatatatataCATGTCCGCATTCTGCCgtgatattttttctatcattgTGCTAGTTGCTAGACCCAAGGTGCTTGGGTCTGGTGTGGTTAAAGATTGTGTCAAGAtctaattaaaacatcaaataGAGGCAAAATATCTATGAAAATCAAGCAAAATTCTAAAAGGTGTTGGCTTTTTTGCCCTTGACCAACAATACCCACACacgaaaaaaatattgtggacATACAATGCAATTCCTAATGATTCATTTTGGCTATCAAAGTTTTATTACGAGTTATCTAATCCTAATTTAAggccttttgattttgatttctcagTCAAGAGTGGATTCAGAAGAATATGTACTAGAATGGAAAAAGGCTCTAAACATGGATAACATGTTAGAAGTTTAGGGAAAGTTACATTATGACCCTCCAActtttaaataaacacaaatcGCCAAATCCAAGCGCCTTGGGTCTAGCACGACCTAGGTCTAGTATGGTTGCCAGATCCATGACGCGTAGGTCTAACAACCATGCCAGACCCATAACGCTTGGGACATGTTAGAAGTTTAAGGAAAGTTACACTatagtcctccaacttttaaataaacataaattatacTTATACGTCAACAAGTGTCCAATTCAATATAGCAAAAATATCCGGGTAAATATTCTAGCTTGTGAGACATCAACACAtgcctcttgttttttttcatacaacGTGGTTGAAacttaaacattttttaaaacttatcgTGAAAGCGTAGGTCAAACATCtagtttgaaataataataataataaaaacacagcgaaatattaaaggataaaacaaagaggaaaaactaaaaatacaggTAAGAAATAAACCTATAACACAACAGTAGAAAAGCAAGGAGCTAAAAAGATGAGAAAACCATAGGAAAATGCTTCTACTAACAGGAAAAGCCTTGGCAACAGCCCCACAGCAAGAACTGCTCTTGCAAAGCAATTGAGTATGCATGCAAATAAAATCACATGTAAATATGTtgctataacaaaaaaaatgcttgTTGTGTATGTCAATGAGCTAAAGCCAGATGACTAATTATCCAAAATATGGAATATGCAATATTATGTTGTTGGTTACAAGGTTATCATGCAAAAGAAATGTGccacacatgaaaaaaaatagcataaaacAAACCAACCCAAGAGAGAAGGCTTAAAAATTTATAGAGCAAGCAAATTTAAGACAACAAAGGTTGTCATAATGTAGTTGATTAATATATTAAGGGAACCAAATAATTATAACCAGAAAATTTTGAAGCTATCTAAAGTCTCgaacaatgttgtttttgttttaagttgTCATAACAGTACCTCAACAAAAGAACCAGCACGACATGCCACAAAACTAGAATTTTTCCAACTTAAACACAATGAGCAGAAGCCAAACTTGATA is a window encoding:
- the LOC7496816 gene encoding UDP-N-acetylglucosamine transferase subunit ALG14 — encoded protein: MENQHDDNCCLFTPSIITVTASVVLIAITRVLYILCQSGKPLRPSKSPKPLSTLIVLGSGGHTAEMINVLNVLLQKDRFCPRFYVAAATDNMSLQKAYLLEENVFNLSGGKGGSTQFLQIYRSREVGQSYITSIGTTFLALVHALWLMIRIRPQVVLCNGPGTCVPLCVIAFLFKMVGVRWSSVFYVESIARVRKLSLSGLLLYKLRIADQFFVQWPQLQRKYPRAHYVGCLM
- the LOC7496815 gene encoding purine permease 21 isoform X1, which translates into the protein MGEAQEVQLHIMDQEAKDQTNLPQYTSITDQCSTAPQTRNYRRWIRMSIYTVFLLVGQSVAMLLGRLYFVKGGNSKWMATLVQLAGFPVLIPFYLISTNSKPSTNDSQIKSPSVTTLALIYVSIGLLVAAGCYLYTIGLQYLPVSTFTLICASQLAFNSVFSFFLNAQKFTPFIINSLVLLTISSILLVFNNESSDGTSGVSKAKYAIGFTCTVAASAGFGLVLSLTQFCFNKVIRRQTFKVVLDMTIYQQIVATSVIVVGLFASGDWKGLTREMDGYKMGKVSYVMNLVGTAISWQVFAIGCVGLIFDVSSLFSNAVSVLGLPIVPVVAVFVFNDKMGGVKAISMVLAIWGFISYAYHHYLDDRNCKDEKRNADEVSKAPMLES
- the LOC7496815 gene encoding probable purine permease 10 isoform X2 — protein: MSIYTVFLLVGQSVAMLLGRLYFVKGGNSKWMATLVQLAGFPVLIPFYLISTNSKPSTNDSQIKSPSVTTLALIYVSIGLLVAAGCYLYTIGLQYLPVSTFTLICASQLAFNSVFSFFLNAQKFTPFIINSLVLLTISSILLVFNNESSDGTSGVSKAKYAIGFTCTVAASAGFGLVLSLTQFCFNKVIRRQTFKVVLDMTIYQQIVATSVIVVGLFASGDWKGLTREMDGYKMGKVSYVMNLVGTAISWQVFAIGCVGLIFDVSSLFSNAVSVLGLPIVPVVAVFVFNDKMGGVKAISMVLAIWGFISYAYHHYLDDRNCKDEKRNADEVSKAPMLES